The Methanoregula boonei 6A8 genome has a window encoding:
- a CDS encoding DUF2284 domain-containing protein encodes MKNAQDKPADYAFLEKAARNIGAADAKIIAASDIVVENRVSLKCRAGCISYGKKLTCPPYVPTPDEFRKILLEYHSALLVKFISPAEAEPDVICSIYKYWLDPAAPADKKEQAEKFWADHRTGTGSFAPAMLELERIAFNAGNPFALAFVNGSCRLCETCNTKGGICIHPTRARIPEHAVGVNMVATAEKAGMPIRFPVEGHPELMALLLID; translated from the coding sequence ATGAAAAACGCACAGGATAAACCTGCGGATTATGCATTTCTTGAAAAGGCTGCCCGCAATATCGGCGCTGCGGATGCGAAAATCATTGCCGCATCGGATATTGTTGTCGAAAACCGCGTATCCTTAAAGTGCCGGGCCGGCTGCATCAGTTACGGCAAAAAACTCACCTGCCCGCCGTATGTCCCGACCCCGGATGAGTTCAGGAAGATCCTTCTTGAGTACCATTCTGCCCTGCTCGTGAAATTTATCTCGCCGGCAGAAGCAGAACCCGACGTGATCTGCTCGATCTATAAGTACTGGCTCGATCCCGCGGCCCCGGCCGATAAAAAAGAGCAGGCAGAAAAATTCTGGGCCGACCACCGCACCGGCACCGGTTCCTTTGCTCCTGCGATGCTTGAGCTGGAGCGTATCGCTTTTAATGCCGGCAACCCCTTTGCCCTTGCATTTGTGAACGGCTCATGCCGGCTCTGCGAGACCTGCAATACAAAAGGCGGCATCTGTATCCACCCCACACGGGCACGGATCCCGGAGCATGCGGTGGGCGTGAACATGGTTGCGACCGCAGAAAAGGCAGGTATGCCGATCCGGTTCCCGGTAGAGGGACACCCGGAGCTTATGGCGCTCCTGCTGATCGATTAA
- a CDS encoding HIT family protein: MKLAQCPFCNPLAEEIVARNDLCYARWDRFPASKGHLLVLPFRHTPYFFSMTKEERREMIALIEACKQVIEENFVPDGYTIGINEGLAAGQVILHCHCHCHLIPRYIGDVPDPAGGVRKALAGTKNPQRAPAVTLLPGSTPFNRSAGAP; this comes from the coding sequence ATGAAACTCGCACAGTGCCCGTTCTGCAATCCGCTTGCTGAAGAGATCGTAGCAAGAAACGATCTCTGTTACGCCCGCTGGGACCGGTTCCCGGCGAGCAAGGGACATCTGCTCGTCCTCCCGTTCCGGCACACGCCGTACTTTTTTTCAATGACAAAAGAAGAGCGCCGGGAAATGATCGCACTCATTGAAGCGTGCAAACAGGTAATCGAGGAGAACTTCGTGCCTGACGGGTACACCATCGGCATAAATGAAGGACTTGCGGCCGGCCAGGTTATACTGCACTGCCACTGCCACTGCCACCTGATCCCCCGGTATATCGGGGATGTACCGGATCCCGCAGGAGGGGTCCGCAAGGCTCTTGCAGGGACCAAAAACCCGCAAAGGGCCCCGGCTGTCACCCTTCTCCCCGGTAGTACCCCGTTTAATCGATCAGCAGGAGCGCCATAA
- a CDS encoding serine/threonine protein kinase has translation MLKEGDRIGDYTIIGLLGQGGFSQIYKALAPDKSQVILKFPDVSLLGDQATYERFRREVAIGQKLSHPAIPKVISFVEGADSIYLVMEYIEGPSLRNYLNEKAPLPIDEGLSFAGQLAEATDYLHAHGVCHRDLKPENIIVGPDGRIHILDFGSALLEGSRRVTWRWASNAFGTPDYMAPEQIQGKRGDERTDVYALGMIVYEMLAGALPFEGDNPLAVMNLHLTGTPVPPRRFRPEIPAGVEAVILKALRRDPDERYRSAGAMKKDLDHYAELDLSEFPSDPEAAVGGGMLTNRQIWVRTILVFVGFLVIAALVVLAAYLMHKH, from the coding sequence ATGCTCAAAGAAGGTGACCGGATCGGCGATTACACCATTATCGGCCTCCTTGGCCAGGGCGGATTCAGCCAGATCTACAAGGCGCTCGCCCCGGACAAAAGCCAGGTGATCCTCAAGTTCCCGGACGTATCCCTGCTTGGCGACCAGGCCACCTACGAGCGGTTCCGGCGCGAGGTTGCCATCGGGCAGAAACTCTCCCACCCGGCGATCCCAAAAGTGATCAGCTTTGTCGAAGGTGCAGACTCGATCTACCTAGTAATGGAATATATCGAAGGGCCCTCGCTTCGTAACTACTTAAACGAAAAAGCGCCGCTCCCCATTGACGAGGGGCTCTCTTTTGCCGGCCAGCTTGCAGAGGCCACAGACTACCTGCATGCGCATGGCGTCTGTCACCGGGACCTCAAGCCGGAGAATATCATTGTCGGGCCGGATGGCAGGATCCATATCCTGGATTTCGGGAGCGCGTTGCTTGAAGGATCCCGCCGGGTTACCTGGCGGTGGGCATCCAATGCATTTGGGACCCCGGACTACATGGCACCCGAACAGATCCAGGGAAAACGGGGCGACGAGCGTACCGATGTGTATGCTCTCGGGATGATCGTGTACGAGATGCTTGCCGGGGCGCTGCCTTTTGAAGGGGATAATCCGTTGGCGGTCATGAACCTGCACCTGACCGGCACACCGGTCCCGCCCCGCCGGTTCCGGCCGGAGATCCCGGCCGGTGTGGAAGCGGTCATCCTCAAGGCGCTCCGCCGCGATCCCGATGAGCGCTACCGCTCGGCGGGCGCCATGAAAAAAGACCTGGACCATTATGCCGAACTCGATCTTTCGGAGTTCCCTTCCGATCCCGAGGCAGCCGTGGGCGGCGGGATGCTCACCAACCGCCAGATCTGGGTAAGGACCATTCTTGTCTTTGTCGGGTTTCTGGTGATTGCCGCCCTGGTCGTACTTGCCGCGTACCTGATGCACAAGCACTGA
- a CDS encoding P-II family nitrogen regulator, protein MKMVQAIIRSEKLDSVKKALEEKGFVAMSIIEITGRGEQKGITLEYRGATVEVDTLPKIMIQMAVKDEDVDPVMAIIRSAGRTGNFGDGKIFVWPLDLMAKVRTDEVWR, encoded by the coding sequence ATGAAGATGGTCCAGGCAATCATCCGGTCAGAAAAACTGGATAGCGTAAAAAAAGCCCTTGAAGAAAAAGGGTTTGTGGCAATGAGTATCATTGAGATCACCGGCCGGGGAGAGCAGAAAGGCATCACACTCGAATACCGGGGGGCAACCGTGGAAGTGGACACCCTTCCCAAGATCATGATCCAGATGGCAGTCAAAGACGAGGACGTCGATCCCGTCATGGCGATCATCCGGTCTGCAGGACGGACGGGGAATTTCGGGGACGGGAAGATCTTTGTCTGGCCGCTCGATCTTATGGCAAAGGTCCGGACTGACGAGGTCTGGAGATAA
- a CDS encoding P-II family nitrogen regulator, which translates to MKKIIAIIRSENVEETKAALKGLGINGATFLHVTGRGMPEGLSPARSLSEERPAAFRAPDERQDGLPVPKGATLPASPPKTKPGPAGFLPQRMLIIVAHDADVRPIINTLVAANQTGRHGDGKIFVCPMISAIRVRNGEQGDSALA; encoded by the coding sequence ATGAAAAAGATCATCGCGATCATCAGGAGCGAGAATGTGGAGGAGACCAAGGCAGCGCTCAAAGGTCTCGGCATAAACGGTGCCACCTTCCTGCACGTGACAGGAAGAGGTATGCCCGAAGGATTGAGCCCGGCCCGGAGCCTGAGCGAGGAACGGCCCGCTGCATTCAGGGCCCCGGACGAGAGGCAGGACGGGCTGCCGGTTCCCAAAGGTGCGACCCTCCCCGCGTCCCCGCCAAAAACAAAGCCGGGGCCTGCCGGGTTCCTGCCGCAGAGAATGCTTATCATCGTGGCACATGACGCCGATGTCCGACCCATTATCAACACCCTGGTTGCCGCAAACCAGACCGGTCGCCACGGGGATGGGAAGATCTTTGTCTGCCCCATGATCAGCGCAATCCGGGTGAGAAACGGGGAGCAGGGAGATAGTGCACTTGCCTGA